The following are from one region of the Pelagibius sp. CAU 1746 genome:
- a CDS encoding helix-turn-helix transcriptional regulator, producing MGRAREAAGLTVAQAARRLGVKTATWQGWENDRSEPRSNKLTMIAGALGVSPAWLLTGFGEGPTEAIDDEVQVLRQEVGLIAQDMASAQARLDAVLKRLETFHSFHHVEPN from the coding sequence ATCGGACGTGCCCGCGAGGCCGCCGGTCTGACCGTGGCCCAGGCCGCGCGCCGCCTGGGGGTGAAGACGGCGACCTGGCAGGGCTGGGAAAACGACCGCTCAGAACCGCGCTCCAACAAACTGACGATGATCGCAGGCGCCTTGGGCGTCAGCCCCGCTTGGCTGCTCACCGGTTTCGGAGAGGGCCCGACCGAGGCCATCGACGACGAGGTCCAGGTGCTGCGCCAGGAAGTCGGCTTGATCGCCCAGGACATGGCTTCGGCCCAGGCCCGCCTCGACGCGGTGCTGAAGCGCCTGGAGACCTTTCATTCCTTCCATCACGTAGAACCGAACTAG
- a CDS encoding NAD(P)H-hydrate dehydratase yields MQPLEVALLTTEQMYRADGLAIAGGTPGAVLMEAAGAAVAGAVMARRGIAPVLVLCGPGNNGGDGFVAARHLQAAGWPVRLALMGGVDKLKGDAAGAAAAWSGPVEPLDRVEPRSGEVVVDALFGAGLTRALDGAAAELARKVADLGLPVIAVDVPSGLPGDGADPLEGLAFRASKTVTFFRKKPAHLLVPEREFCGDVILADIGIPAAVLAEIAPQSFENAPALWLSGYPWRSTQSHKYDAGHLLVAGGATMTGAAQLACRAGLRIGAGLVSVACDAASLPIYAISNPGVITLAAPDPADFAAALEDPRRNAVLVGPGNGVTPQTRARAEAALEAGKGAAGKQVVLDADALSVFQDDPAALWWGIRTNAAGATVLTPHDGEFRRLFPDLSGNRLERARAGAARSGAVVVLKGPDCVVAAPDGRTAITAVAPPWLATGGTGDVLAGMIGGLLAQGMAAFEAASAAVWIHGRAAAERGPGLVAEDLPAALPEVLRGLWLAVCGADQERNLFNSFR; encoded by the coding sequence ATGCAGCCTCTCGAAGTGGCCCTCCTCACCACCGAGCAGATGTACCGCGCCGACGGCCTGGCCATCGCCGGCGGGACGCCCGGTGCCGTGCTGATGGAGGCCGCCGGTGCGGCGGTCGCGGGGGCGGTCATGGCCCGGCGCGGCATCGCCCCGGTCCTAGTGCTCTGCGGCCCCGGCAACAACGGCGGCGACGGTTTCGTGGCGGCGCGCCACCTCCAGGCCGCGGGCTGGCCGGTGCGCCTGGCCCTGATGGGCGGCGTCGACAAGCTGAAGGGCGACGCCGCCGGCGCGGCGGCGGCCTGGAGCGGCCCGGTGGAACCCCTGGACAGGGTGGAGCCGAGGTCCGGCGAGGTCGTGGTCGACGCCCTCTTCGGCGCCGGACTGACCCGCGCCCTGGACGGCGCGGCGGCCGAGCTGGCCCGCAAGGTCGCGGACCTCGGCCTTCCGGTCATTGCCGTGGATGTGCCGAGCGGCCTGCCGGGGGATGGCGCAGACCCCCTGGAGGGCCTTGCCTTCCGGGCGAGCAAGACTGTCACCTTCTTTCGGAAGAAACCCGCTCATCTACTTGTTCCTGAAAGAGAATTCTGCGGCGATGTCATCCTGGCGGATATCGGCATTCCCGCTGCTGTCCTGGCGGAGATCGCCCCGCAAAGCTTCGAGAACGCGCCGGCGCTGTGGCTGAGCGGCTATCCCTGGCGGAGCACCCAATCCCACAAGTACGACGCCGGGCACCTGCTGGTCGCCGGCGGGGCCACCATGACCGGAGCGGCCCAACTCGCCTGCCGGGCCGGCCTCAGGATCGGGGCCGGACTGGTTTCCGTGGCCTGCGATGCCGCCAGCCTGCCGATCTACGCCATTTCCAATCCCGGCGTCATCACCCTGGCGGCGCCGGATCCCGCCGATTTTGCCGCGGCGCTGGAGGACCCGCGCCGCAATGCGGTGCTGGTCGGGCCGGGCAACGGCGTGACGCCGCAGACACGGGCCCGCGCCGAGGCCGCCCTGGAAGCAGGAAAGGGGGCGGCGGGCAAGCAGGTGGTGCTGGATGCCGACGCCCTCAGCGTCTTTCAGGACGATCCGGCGGCGCTGTGGTGGGGAATTCGAACGAATGCAGCCGGTGCGACGGTGCTGACTCCCCACGACGGCGAGTTCCGGCGGCTCTTTCCGGACCTTTCGGGGAACCGGCTGGAACGCGCCAGGGCCGGGGCCGCCCGCAGCGGCGCCGTGGTCGTGCTCAAGGGCCCCGACTGCGTCGTCGCGGCACCGGACGGGCGCACCGCGATCACCGCGGTGGCGCCGCCCTGGCTGGCGACGGGCGGGACCGGCGACGTCCTGGCAGGCATGATCGGGGGGCTGCTGGCCCAAGGCATGGCCGCCTTCGAGGCGGCGTCGGCGGCGGTCTGGATCCATGGGCGGGCCGCCGCGGAGCGCGGCCCCGGGCTCGTTGCCGAGGATCTGCCGGCCGCCCTACCTGAGGTTTTGCGCGGGCTTTGGCTCGCTGTTTGCGGCGCGGACCAGGAACGGAATTTATTCAATAGTTTTAGATAG
- a CDS encoding aldolase/citrate lyase family protein has product MRDGTPAFGYWTELFNPTATEIMAAAGYDCTMIDLEHGSADLSDALAVMRALKGSGCTPLVRVPANDAAWIKRVLDAGAQGVMVPAVNSKAEAEAAVSACHYPPRGTRGMAAPIVRAARYGDDWQGYVRDIAGSLLVICQVETGAAVEAVAEIAGVEGLDMIFIGPFDLSGSLGHLGEPDHPDVRAAISRVEQAAKAAGCLLGGIPTPGRTSKALYEAGYDLVMADVDLAMLREGALASVAALNEAAGRD; this is encoded by the coding sequence ATGCGCGACGGAACGCCGGCCTTCGGCTACTGGACGGAGTTGTTCAACCCGACGGCGACGGAAATCATGGCTGCGGCCGGCTACGACTGCACCATGATCGACCTCGAGCATGGATCGGCGGACCTGAGCGACGCCCTGGCGGTCATGCGTGCGTTGAAAGGCAGCGGCTGTACGCCTCTGGTCCGGGTGCCGGCCAACGATGCCGCCTGGATCAAGCGGGTGCTGGATGCCGGGGCCCAAGGCGTCATGGTGCCGGCGGTGAACTCCAAGGCCGAGGCCGAGGCGGCCGTATCCGCATGTCACTATCCGCCGCGCGGAACCCGGGGCATGGCCGCGCCGATCGTACGTGCCGCACGCTACGGCGACGACTGGCAGGGCTACGTGCGGGACATCGCCGGCAGCCTGCTGGTGATCTGTCAGGTGGAGACCGGTGCGGCGGTGGAGGCTGTCGCGGAGATCGCCGGGGTCGAAGGCCTGGATATGATCTTCATCGGCCCCTTCGATCTTTCGGGAAGCCTGGGACACCTGGGCGAGCCCGACCATCCGGATGTACGCGCCGCCATCAGCCGCGTGGAGCAGGCGGCCAAGGCCGCCGGCTGCCTGCTGGGCGGCATTCCCACGCCGGGACGGACATCGAAAGCCCTCTATGAGGCGGGCTACGACCTGGTCATGGCGGATGTCGACCTGGCGATGCTGCGCGAAGGAGCCCTCGCCAGCGTGGCGGCCCTGAACGAAGCGGCTGGCCGGGACTAG